The Actinocatenispora sera genome has a window encoding:
- a CDS encoding DUF1269 domain-containing protein: MSDLAAIAYRDVGTAEQAREKLFELQKQGLISIRDAAIVEAQPDGKVKLHQARNMTGAGAAGGALWGGLIGLLFFAPFLGMALGAAGGAVAGKFTDVGVDDGFMKKVGSELRPGTAALFVLVDQVTIDKVATELAQYQFGGKILHTSLSTEAEQHLRDVSQRAQDAARAQGARAAG; this comes from the coding sequence ATGAGTGATCTGGCGGCGATCGCCTACCGTGACGTGGGCACAGCCGAGCAGGCCCGCGAGAAGCTGTTCGAGCTGCAGAAACAGGGGTTGATCTCGATCCGGGACGCGGCCATCGTGGAGGCCCAACCGGACGGCAAGGTCAAGCTGCACCAGGCCCGCAACATGACCGGGGCCGGCGCGGCCGGTGGGGCGTTGTGGGGTGGCCTGATCGGGCTGCTGTTCTTCGCGCCGTTCCTGGGCATGGCGCTGGGCGCGGCCGGCGGCGCGGTCGCCGGCAAGTTCACCGACGTCGGAGTCGACGACGGCTTCATGAAGAAGGTCGGCTCGGAGCTGCGCCCGGGTACCGCGGCGCTGTTCGTGCTGGTCGACCAGGTGACGATCGACAAGGTCGCCACCGAGCTCGCCCAGTACCAGTTCGGCGGCAAGATCCTGCACACCTCGCTGAGCACCGAGGCCGAGCAGCATCTGCGCGACGTCTCGCAGCGGGCCCAGGACGCCGCGCGCGCCCAGGGCGCCCGGGCCGCCGGCTGA
- a CDS encoding rhomboid-like protein has translation MITVAVLLAVTILWYLLRAVARIFAPAARLVRRLGRWTGRLHAWVLSAPATFAYCAIFTASTLVQRAAPPRLITVLTTIQSTNLVGLHAKPISVLVASGLWVADRGAGLIGYLAVFTVVAAYAERRYGTPRLVLIGLAGHVLGSLLTAVVELHAIRTGAAPRSLALSTDVGVSYVMVACCAAAILVLPGWLRVAGAVVLALGVLAPVLVHGTIWDLGHLLATLCGLGAALLLLAIRPTRVPLPVDDLAARLAVRRPPHPGAPRP, from the coding sequence ATGATCACGGTCGCGGTGCTGCTCGCCGTCACGATCCTCTGGTACCTGCTCCGCGCGGTCGCCCGGATCTTCGCGCCGGCGGCCCGGCTGGTGCGCCGCCTCGGTCGGTGGACCGGCCGGCTGCATGCCTGGGTGCTGAGCGCACCCGCCACCTTCGCCTACTGCGCGATCTTCACCGCCTCCACGCTGGTGCAGCGGGCCGCACCGCCCCGGCTGATCACCGTGCTGACGACGATCCAGTCCACCAACCTGGTCGGGCTGCACGCCAAGCCGATCAGCGTGCTGGTCGCAAGCGGGCTGTGGGTCGCCGACCGTGGTGCCGGGCTGATCGGCTACCTCGCCGTGTTCACGGTCGTTGCCGCGTACGCCGAGCGCCGCTACGGCACGCCCCGGCTGGTGCTGATCGGCCTCGCGGGGCACGTACTGGGGTCGCTGCTGACCGCGGTGGTCGAGTTGCACGCGATCCGGACCGGTGCCGCGCCGCGCTCGCTCGCGCTGTCCACCGACGTCGGCGTCAGCTACGTCATGGTGGCCTGCTGTGCGGCGGCGATCCTGGTACTGCCCGGCTGGCTGCGGGTCGCCGGTGCCGTCGTGCTCGCGCTCGGGGTGCTCGCACCGGTACTGGTGCACGGCACGATCTGGGACCTGGGGCACCTGCTCGCCACGCTGTGCGGGCTCGGCGCCGCGCTGCTGCTGCTCGCGATCCGGCCGACCCGGGTACCGCTGCCGGTCGACGATCTCGCTGCTCGCCTCGCCGTCCGCCGACCCCCGCACCCCGGAGCCCCGCGGCCCTGA
- a CDS encoding pyrimidine dimer DNA glycosylase/endonuclease V has translation MRLWSLHPRYLDRQGLLTCWREALLAQRVLVRPGRGYTNHPQLHRFRAQPDPVAAIGRYLAGLADEADRRGYRFDRGRIEQCAGTAPTIPVTRGQLDHERRHLAAKLADRNPDRAVLLPAVVSPHPSFVVVAGPVEDWERAAPR, from the coding sequence GTGCGGTTGTGGTCGCTGCATCCGCGCTACCTGGACCGGCAGGGCCTGCTCACCTGCTGGCGGGAGGCGCTGCTCGCGCAGCGGGTCCTGGTGCGTCCCGGCCGCGGCTACACCAACCACCCGCAGCTGCACCGGTTCCGGGCCCAACCGGACCCGGTGGCGGCGATCGGCCGGTACCTGGCCGGGCTCGCCGACGAGGCGGACCGGCGCGGCTACCGCTTCGACCGGGGCCGGATCGAACAGTGCGCCGGCACGGCGCCGACGATCCCGGTGACCCGCGGTCAGCTCGACCACGAGCGCCGGCACCTCGCCGCCAAGCTCGCCGACCGCAACCCCGACCGGGCGGTACTGCTGCCGGCGGTGGTGTCACCGCATCCGTCGTTCGTGGTGGTGGCCGGCCCCGTCGAGGACTGGGAACGCGCCGCCCCGCGGTAG
- a CDS encoding serine/threonine-protein kinase, whose product MDPTVPPFRDAADVARAIPRYRIVRRLAQTAMSEVYLARDTGLHDRLVAVKIPADGADPARFAREVSVAARLTHPNIIPLLADAGPTERPGYLVMPYVPGDGPGGPDLQTRLDADGPLGLERTLHLAAQLASALDYAHEAGVVHRDVKPRNVLIAGGTDHAYLCDFGIARIAGEQLTVPGSAPFGTPGFSAPDQVAGRRGDVYSLGAVVYACLAGTPPFESSDTHAVRASQLSTDPPPVSSRVAGLPPALDAVVARAMARDPAQRYPACGEFVTALRAAATGTAGRADRSPWRGTRRGGPLSVRRPRRFAPARRLAPARRLARVLPLARVLPLARVRPLAPVRRLGGTARRYRVLAGLLAVALVGAVGGAVWYGLEPRVGDRPDSATLHRIPGALRADCRLAAPTGRLAAAEIALACRSGTRTVRFGLYDAKSAQDAAYRAAVRAARVPSGSGDCATGTDGEHRYPATGTGAGRVLCATGYGETALTWTDVHARTVGTVVGGDARALGAAWSGWVRLAAYPTTAERALTSLIALSGCRRTAAGSADDLPGLTAAVTCDPPDEGASSVSYYQFGSDAALTAAMRRRSTAVRAPGGVDCSDGAAPGFLGVRSLDLRSVPIGQLLCHRGEHGAPVLTWSVEPLNLLATATGTKAAELARWWRGYYGFAAPTATIAATVNAHADPVFPTAAERALLRHVPAASRVDCMRPPPDQITSNVGDARVTAVVCGPTRGTSIVFYYQFDDAASMNAAYAANVGISGPRCTDSPADFHGDAPYHNDGARGRLGCARHAGSYTLAWTDDHLEILALSFGATSPDVLLDWWRFDAGPR is encoded by the coding sequence GTGGATCCGACCGTTCCGCCGTTCCGCGACGCCGCCGACGTGGCCCGCGCGATCCCCCGGTACCGGATCGTGCGGCGGCTGGCGCAGACCGCGATGAGCGAGGTGTACCTGGCCCGCGACACCGGCCTGCACGACCGGCTGGTCGCGGTGAAGATCCCGGCCGACGGCGCCGACCCGGCCCGGTTCGCCCGCGAGGTGTCGGTGGCGGCCCGGCTGACCCACCCGAACATCATCCCGCTGCTCGCCGATGCCGGTCCGACCGAGCGTCCGGGCTACCTCGTCATGCCCTACGTGCCGGGCGACGGGCCGGGCGGGCCGGACCTGCAGACCAGGCTCGACGCCGACGGTCCGCTCGGGCTGGAGCGCACCCTGCACCTCGCCGCCCAGCTGGCCTCCGCGCTGGACTACGCGCACGAGGCCGGTGTGGTGCACCGGGACGTCAAGCCGCGCAACGTGCTGATCGCCGGCGGTACCGACCATGCCTACCTGTGCGACTTCGGCATCGCGAGGATCGCGGGCGAGCAACTGACCGTGCCGGGCAGCGCGCCGTTCGGCACGCCCGGGTTCTCCGCGCCGGACCAGGTCGCGGGCCGCCGCGGTGACGTGTACTCGCTCGGCGCCGTGGTCTACGCATGTCTGGCCGGCACCCCGCCGTTCGAGTCGTCCGACACGCACGCCGTGCGGGCCAGCCAGCTGAGCACCGATCCGCCACCCGTCTCGTCGCGGGTGGCCGGCCTGCCGCCGGCGCTGGACGCGGTCGTGGCCCGGGCCATGGCGCGCGACCCCGCGCAGCGCTACCCGGCCTGCGGCGAGTTCGTCACCGCACTGCGCGCCGCCGCCACCGGTACCGCGGGGCGTGCCGACCGGTCGCCGTGGCGCGGCACCCGACGGGGCGGCCCGCTCTCGGTTCGCCGCCCGCGCCGGTTCGCGCCGGCCCGCCGGCTCGCGCCGGCCCGCCGGCTCGCGCGGGTCCTTCCGCTCGCGCGGGTCCTTCCGCTCGCGCGGGTCCGGCCGCTCGCGCCGGTCCGGCGGCTCGGCGGAACGGCCCGGCGGTACCGGGTCCTCGCCGGCCTGCTCGCGGTGGCACTGGTCGGGGCGGTGGGCGGGGCGGTCTGGTACGGCCTGGAGCCGCGGGTCGGTGACCGGCCGGATTCCGCCACGCTGCACCGGATCCCCGGCGCGCTGCGGGCCGACTGCCGCCTCGCCGCACCGACCGGCCGCCTCGCCGCCGCGGAGATCGCGCTGGCCTGCCGCTCCGGTACCCGCACGGTTCGGTTCGGGTTGTACGACGCGAAGTCCGCGCAGGATGCCGCCTACCGGGCGGCGGTCCGGGCGGCCCGGGTGCCCAGCGGTAGCGGGGACTGCGCCACCGGCACCGACGGCGAGCACCGGTACCCGGCGACCGGGACCGGCGCCGGCCGGGTGCTGTGCGCCACCGGGTACGGCGAGACGGCGCTGACCTGGACCGACGTGCACGCCCGCACCGTCGGTACGGTCGTCGGCGGCGATGCCCGCGCGCTCGGCGCGGCGTGGTCGGGCTGGGTACGGCTGGCCGCCTACCCCACCACGGCGGAACGCGCGCTGACCAGCCTCATCGCACTGTCCGGCTGTCGCCGCACCGCCGCCGGTAGCGCCGACGACCTGCCCGGCCTGACCGCCGCCGTCACCTGCGATCCGCCCGATGAGGGCGCGAGCTCGGTGTCGTACTACCAGTTCGGCAGCGACGCGGCGCTGACCGCGGCGATGCGCCGCCGGTCCACCGCGGTCCGGGCGCCGGGCGGCGTCGACTGCAGCGACGGCGCGGCGCCCGGGTTCCTCGGCGTGCGGTCGCTGGACCTGCGCAGCGTGCCGATCGGCCAGCTGCTGTGCCACCGCGGCGAGCACGGCGCCCCGGTGCTGACCTGGAGCGTCGAGCCGCTGAACCTGCTCGCCACCGCGACCGGGACCAAGGCCGCCGAGCTGGCCCGCTGGTGGCGCGGCTACTACGGTTTCGCCGCGCCGACCGCGACGATCGCCGCCACGGTGAACGCGCATGCCGACCCCGTGTTCCCGACGGCGGCCGAGCGCGCGCTGCTCCGGCACGTACCGGCCGCCTCCCGGGTGGACTGCATGCGCCCGCCCCCCGACCAGATCACCTCGAACGTCGGCGACGCGCGGGTGACCGCGGTGGTGTGTGGCCCGACCCGCGGCACCAGCATCGTGTTCTACTACCAGTTCGACGATGCGGCGTCGATGAATGCCGCGTACGCGGCGAACGTCGGCATCAGCGGTCCGCGCTGCACCGACTCGCCGGCCGACTTCCACGGCGACGCGCCGTACCACAACGACGGCGCCCGCGGCCGGCTCGGCTGTGCCCGGCACGCGGGCAGCTACACGCTCGCCTGGACCGACGATCACCTGGAGATCCTCGCCCTGTCGTTCGGCGCCACCAGCCCCGACGTGCTGCTGGACTGGTGGCGCTTCGACGCCGGTCCGCGCTGA
- a CDS encoding FHA domain-containing protein, translated as MADEFIPHYLPSSTPSLARGVPAAPPGTLFVLSEQGGYAMPPRRFTLLFGRGSEDGDVHVPVGTDDPYISRCHGRLMCDGERWWLRNAGRLPIRLPADALLLCGQEMPVAPGYLPLLIGRGKRSHLVELRLVGRGPADTRGVPGASTRADPSAYPLDDTERVLLASLAQRYLRGEPHAAPVAWKQVVDDLNALRLPRGNGQPWNERAVANAVARIRAGIPDLPSPDELGVPLGNAVNATLIQALLRSATLTPADLARLDGPDA; from the coding sequence ATGGCCGACGAGTTCATCCCGCACTACCTGCCGTCGAGCACCCCGAGCCTGGCCCGGGGCGTACCGGCGGCCCCGCCCGGGACGCTGTTCGTGCTGTCCGAGCAGGGCGGCTACGCGATGCCGCCGCGCCGGTTCACGCTGCTGTTCGGCCGCGGTAGCGAGGACGGCGACGTGCACGTCCCGGTCGGTACCGACGATCCGTACATCAGTCGCTGCCACGGCCGACTGATGTGCGACGGCGAACGGTGGTGGCTGCGCAACGCCGGCCGGCTGCCGATCCGACTGCCGGCCGACGCGCTGTTGCTGTGCGGTCAGGAGATGCCGGTGGCTCCGGGCTACCTGCCGCTGCTGATCGGGCGGGGCAAGCGGTCGCACCTGGTGGAGCTGCGGCTGGTGGGCCGCGGGCCGGCCGACACCCGCGGTGTGCCGGGCGCCTCGACCCGGGCCGATCCGAGCGCCTACCCGCTGGACGACACCGAACGGGTACTGCTCGCCTCGCTGGCCCAGCGGTACCTGCGGGGTGAGCCGCACGCGGCGCCGGTGGCCTGGAAGCAGGTGGTCGACGACCTGAACGCGCTGCGGTTGCCGCGCGGCAACGGGCAGCCGTGGAACGAGCGGGCGGTCGCGAACGCGGTCGCCCGGATCCGGGCCGGCATCCCGGACCTGCCGTCGCCGGACGAGCTCGGTGTACCGCTGGGCAACGCGGTCAACGCGACCCTGATCCAGGCGTTGCTGCGCTCCGCCACGCTGACCCCGGCCGACCTGGCCCGGCTGGACGGCCCGGACGCTTGA
- a CDS encoding response regulator yields the protein MTRVLIVDDEPQLLRALRINLTARGYQVVTAADGAQTQRAAADEHPDLVVLDLGLPDIDGAELIRDLRTWTPVPIVVLSGRSDAIDKVEALDAGADDYVTKPFSMEELVARLRAVTRRLGPADEPPAVPIGAHTVDLVGRRVYRTDDPARTVHLTRTEWQLLEVLLRSPGKLVGQRQLLQQVWGPTYRDETQYLRQYLAQLRRKLEADPSRPVHLITEPGMGYRFQP from the coding sequence ATGACGCGGGTGCTGATCGTGGACGACGAGCCGCAGCTGCTACGCGCGTTGCGGATCAACCTGACCGCCCGCGGCTACCAGGTGGTGACGGCCGCCGACGGCGCGCAGACCCAGCGGGCCGCCGCCGACGAGCACCCCGACCTGGTAGTTCTCGACCTGGGGCTGCCCGACATCGACGGCGCCGAGCTGATCCGCGACCTGCGTACCTGGACACCGGTACCGATCGTGGTGCTGTCCGGCCGGTCCGACGCGATCGACAAGGTGGAGGCGCTGGACGCCGGCGCGGACGACTACGTGACGAAACCGTTCAGCATGGAGGAGCTGGTGGCCCGGCTGCGCGCGGTGACCCGGCGGCTCGGGCCGGCCGACGAGCCTCCGGCGGTACCGATCGGCGCGCACACCGTCGATCTGGTCGGACGGCGGGTGTACCGCACCGACGACCCGGCGCGGACGGTGCACCTGACCAGGACCGAGTGGCAGCTGCTGGAGGTGCTGCTGCGCTCGCCCGGCAAGCTCGTCGGCCAGCGCCAGCTGCTGCAGCAGGTGTGGGGGCCGACGTACCGCGACGAGACCCAGTACCTGCGGCAGTACCTGGCGCAGCTGCGCCGGAAGCTGGAGGCCGACCCGAGCCGGCCGGTGCACCTGATCACCGAACCGGGCATGGGCTACCGCTTCCAGCCGTGA
- a CDS encoding S53 family peptidase: MGRTVRPGRLIVGSLVATTALGLTVLSAPAWAGGRHQIADSTPRWLPHAHALGDTAAASRVDFGVLLHMRDHAGAVDTLRDVSDPTSAHYGRWLSSAQFRSRYAPAATDVSAVRSWLSGQGFRVGDSLGGGMYVEASGTAKQVEHAFATTLKTYSYRGVRVRSNDGALSFPAGTPAQVTHAVAGVLGVDQGSQLHKPADEAPGPPDGARYGVDVKPCSAYFGQQTATDKPAAYGKKQPYASCGYGPQQLQSAYGESALLRAGITGRGVTVAITDAYAAPTIYADAQQYNSVHHQPKFRPGQFRQITPGPDGYDMIDECGGNGWYGEETLDVEAVHAMAPGANIVYVGAKDCSSGLDDAWARTIDDHVADVVTNSWTDGTDDVSLLGQDYVDFYDQFSLEAALTGITVNFSSGDAGDHTAGGTDLGAKTVEFPADVPYVTGVGGTSIGIDSHGRRIFEHGWQTSYADLTDGSWGELPGPYSSGGGGGTSVLFDQPFYQQGRVPSSISQTNGGAPMRAVPDISMVGDPNTGMVVGETQVFPDGTYWDQYRIGGTSLSSPLLAGVVAMADQLTHRSLGFVNPAYYRLLRTPALYDVTAPRAPLAEVRTNLVNGVDATDGKSYQLQTIDVQTSTIHSTPGYDAETGVGSPRGPLFFAGLAVTSHR; this comes from the coding sequence ATGGGAAGAACCGTGCGGCCCGGGCGGCTGATCGTCGGCTCGCTCGTCGCCACCACCGCACTCGGGCTCACCGTCCTGTCCGCACCGGCCTGGGCCGGGGGACGACACCAGATCGCCGACAGCACGCCTCGGTGGCTGCCCCACGCGCACGCGCTCGGTGACACCGCCGCGGCCAGCCGGGTCGACTTCGGCGTCCTGCTGCACATGCGCGACCATGCCGGCGCCGTCGACACACTGCGCGACGTGTCCGACCCGACCAGCGCGCACTACGGCAGGTGGCTGAGCTCGGCCCAGTTCCGGTCCCGGTACGCGCCGGCCGCGACCGACGTGTCCGCGGTGCGCAGCTGGCTGTCCGGCCAGGGCTTCCGGGTCGGCGACTCGCTCGGCGGCGGCATGTACGTCGAGGCCAGCGGCACCGCGAAGCAGGTCGAGCACGCGTTCGCCACCACCCTCAAGACCTACTCGTACCGCGGCGTGCGGGTGCGCTCCAACGACGGCGCGCTGTCGTTCCCGGCCGGTACGCCGGCGCAGGTCACCCACGCGGTGGCCGGCGTGCTCGGCGTCGACCAGGGCTCCCAGCTGCACAAGCCGGCCGACGAGGCGCCCGGCCCGCCGGACGGCGCCCGCTACGGGGTCGACGTCAAGCCCTGCTCGGCCTACTTCGGGCAGCAGACCGCCACCGACAAACCCGCCGCGTACGGGAAGAAGCAGCCGTACGCGTCCTGCGGCTACGGGCCCCAGCAACTGCAGTCGGCGTACGGGGAGAGCGCGCTGCTGCGCGCCGGCATCACCGGCCGCGGCGTCACCGTGGCGATCACCGACGCGTACGCGGCGCCGACGATCTACGCCGACGCCCAGCAGTACAACAGCGTGCACCACCAGCCGAAGTTCCGGCCCGGCCAGTTCCGGCAGATCACACCGGGGCCGGACGGCTACGACATGATCGACGAGTGCGGCGGCAACGGCTGGTACGGCGAGGAGACCCTCGACGTGGAGGCGGTGCACGCGATGGCGCCCGGCGCGAACATCGTGTACGTCGGCGCCAAGGACTGCTCGTCCGGGCTGGACGACGCGTGGGCGAGGACGATCGACGACCACGTCGCCGACGTCGTCACCAACTCGTGGACCGACGGCACCGACGACGTGTCGCTGCTCGGCCAGGACTACGTCGACTTCTACGACCAGTTCTCGCTGGAGGCGGCGCTGACCGGGATCACGGTCAACTTCTCCTCCGGTGACGCCGGCGACCACACCGCCGGCGGTACCGACCTGGGCGCGAAGACGGTCGAGTTCCCGGCCGACGTGCCGTACGTGACCGGCGTCGGTGGCACCAGCATCGGCATCGACTCGCACGGCCGGCGCATCTTCGAGCACGGCTGGCAGACCTCGTACGCCGACCTGACCGACGGTTCCTGGGGCGAGCTGCCCGGCCCGTACTCCTCCGGCGGTGGCGGCGGCACCAGCGTGCTGTTCGATCAGCCGTTCTACCAGCAGGGTCGGGTGCCGAGCTCGATCTCGCAGACCAACGGCGGCGCGCCGATGCGCGCGGTGCCGGACATCTCGATGGTGGGCGACCCGAACACCGGCATGGTCGTCGGCGAGACGCAGGTGTTCCCGGACGGTACCTACTGGGACCAGTACCGCATCGGCGGTACCAGCCTGTCCTCGCCGCTGCTCGCCGGCGTGGTCGCGATGGCCGACCAGCTGACGCACCGCTCGCTCGGGTTCGTCAACCCGGCCTACTACCGGCTGCTGCGCACCCCCGCGCTCTACGACGTGACCGCGCCGCGCGCCCCGCTCGCCGAGGTGCGCACCAACCTGGTCAACGGCGTGGACGCCACCGACGGCAAGAGCTACCAGCTGCAGACGATCGACGTGCAGACCAGCACCATCCACAGCACCCCCGGGTACGACGCCGAGACCGGTGTCGGCAGCCCCCGCGGGCCGCTGTTCTTCGCCGGCCTCGCCGTCACCTCGCACCGCTGA
- a CDS encoding sensor histidine kinase, producing the protein MTQGLLRVYLGAAPGVGKTYRMLEEGRRRAERGTDVVVGLVETHGRPQTEAMLGELEVVPRATLEYRGASFTELDLDAVLARSPEAVLVDELAHTNVPGSRNAKRWQDVQELLAAGIVVITTLNIQHLESINDVVTEITGVPQRETVPDAIVRRADQIELVDQTPEALRRRMAHGNIYRAEKIDAALANYFRVGNLTALRELALLWLADKVDDQLDRYRAEHRISQPWETRERVVVALTGGPEGGTVIRRAARIAERTTGADLLAVHVTRNDGLVGGADPADLTAQRTLVEDLGGTYHQVVGNDIATALLDFARGVNATQLVLGASRRNRFAQILSRGVGVTTTAASGSIDVHLVTHEQVHRGRGRSAPPAALSAQRRLFGFLFALVGLPLLTLALTQLRGELTLTSDILLYLAWVVVVALVGGLWSALTAAVLGSLLVNYFFAPPYHTLTINQRENVLAVAVFLAMAVAVSVAVDVAARRTREAAGARAEAETLFTLAGSVLRGSPAVRALLGQLRETYRFAAVTLLERRTDVPDGPDVQHDRQAWSVAGTVGAPPCLTPGEADADILVDGDTCLAMRGHPLAAADRRVVQAFAAQAALALREQRLAEQAATAGSMAEVDRLRTALLSAVSHDLRTPLAAAMAAVDGLRSPGVTLSAADRAELVDTVAESLGRLHRLVDNLLDMSRLQAGALAMRPQPMSVAEATAAALDEVGAAARPVPVRIPDDTPEVLADPVLVERILANLLRNALRYSPAERPPQLSVSEHGGYVAVRVVDRGPGIPASKWDTVFLPFQRLGDRDNETGVGLGLALSRGLAEAMHGTLDPEHTPGGGLTMTLRLPVVEDALGGADQPPADAALRRVAAWRRGRDVDARLGPDAAALLGGDADARPGGDADARRGRGARRGDVEAARVRDDEERA; encoded by the coding sequence ATGACGCAGGGACTGTTGCGCGTCTACCTCGGCGCCGCGCCGGGCGTCGGCAAGACCTACCGGATGCTGGAGGAGGGCCGCCGGCGCGCCGAGCGCGGCACCGACGTGGTCGTCGGCCTGGTCGAGACGCACGGCCGGCCGCAGACCGAGGCGATGCTCGGCGAGCTGGAGGTGGTGCCGCGGGCCACGCTGGAGTACCGGGGGGCCAGCTTCACCGAGCTGGACCTCGACGCGGTGCTCGCCCGCTCGCCCGAGGCGGTGCTGGTCGACGAGCTGGCGCACACCAACGTGCCCGGCTCGCGCAACGCCAAGCGCTGGCAGGACGTCCAGGAGCTGCTGGCCGCCGGCATCGTGGTGATCACCACGCTCAACATCCAGCACCTCGAGTCGATCAACGACGTGGTCACCGAGATCACCGGGGTACCGCAGCGCGAGACGGTGCCGGACGCGATCGTGCGCCGGGCTGACCAGATCGAGCTGGTCGACCAGACGCCGGAGGCCCTGCGGCGCCGGATGGCGCACGGCAACATCTACCGGGCCGAGAAGATCGACGCGGCGCTGGCCAACTACTTCCGGGTCGGCAACCTGACCGCGCTGCGGGAGCTCGCGCTGCTCTGGCTCGCCGACAAGGTCGACGACCAGCTCGACCGGTACCGGGCCGAGCACCGCATCTCGCAACCGTGGGAGACCCGGGAACGGGTGGTGGTGGCGCTGACCGGAGGGCCGGAGGGTGGCACGGTGATCCGCCGCGCCGCCCGGATCGCCGAACGCACCACCGGCGCCGACCTGCTCGCCGTGCACGTCACCCGCAACGACGGACTGGTCGGCGGCGCCGACCCGGCCGACCTGACCGCGCAGCGCACCCTGGTCGAGGACCTCGGCGGCACGTACCACCAGGTCGTCGGTAACGACATCGCCACCGCACTGCTGGACTTCGCCCGGGGCGTCAACGCCACCCAGCTGGTGCTCGGCGCCAGCCGGCGCAACCGGTTCGCCCAGATCCTGTCCCGTGGGGTCGGGGTGACCACGACTGCCGCGTCCGGCTCGATCGACGTGCACCTGGTCACCCACGAGCAGGTGCACCGCGGTCGGGGCCGGTCGGCACCGCCGGCCGCGCTCAGCGCCCAGCGCCGGCTGTTCGGCTTCCTGTTCGCGCTGGTCGGGCTGCCGTTGCTGACCCTGGCGCTGACCCAGCTGCGCGGCGAGCTGACCCTGACCAGCGACATCCTGCTGTACCTGGCCTGGGTGGTGGTCGTCGCTCTGGTCGGCGGGTTGTGGTCGGCGCTGACCGCCGCGGTGCTCGGCTCGCTGCTGGTCAACTACTTCTTCGCGCCGCCCTACCACACGCTCACCATCAACCAGCGGGAGAACGTCCTCGCAGTCGCGGTGTTCCTCGCGATGGCGGTGGCGGTCAGCGTCGCGGTCGACGTCGCCGCCCGCCGTACCCGGGAGGCGGCCGGTGCCCGGGCCGAGGCGGAGACGCTGTTCACGCTGGCCGGCAGCGTGCTGCGCGGCTCCCCGGCGGTGCGAGCGCTGCTCGGCCAGCTGCGCGAGACGTACCGGTTCGCCGCGGTGACGCTGCTGGAGCGCCGCACGGACGTACCGGACGGCCCGGACGTGCAGCACGACCGGCAGGCCTGGTCGGTCGCCGGCACCGTCGGCGCGCCGCCGTGCCTGACACCGGGGGAGGCCGATGCGGACATCCTGGTCGACGGCGACACGTGCCTCGCGATGCGCGGTCATCCGCTCGCCGCCGCCGACCGCCGGGTCGTCCAGGCGTTCGCTGCCCAGGCCGCGCTCGCGCTGCGCGAGCAGCGGCTCGCCGAGCAGGCCGCCACCGCCGGCTCGATGGCCGAGGTGGACCGGCTGCGCACCGCCCTGCTGTCCGCCGTCAGCCACGACCTGCGCACCCCGCTGGCGGCGGCGATGGCCGCGGTCGACGGGCTGCGCAGTCCCGGTGTCACGCTGTCGGCCGCCGACCGGGCCGAGCTGGTCGACACCGTCGCCGAGTCGCTGGGCCGGCTGCACCGGCTGGTCGACAACCTGCTGGACATGAGCCGACTGCAGGCCGGCGCGCTTGCCATGCGGCCGCAGCCGATGAGCGTCGCCGAGGCCACCGCCGCCGCGCTCGACGAGGTCGGTGCCGCGGCCCGGCCGGTACCGGTGCGGATCCCGGACGACACCCCGGAGGTACTGGCCGACCCGGTCCTGGTGGAGCGCATCCTGGCGAACCTGCTGCGCAACGCGCTGCGGTACAGCCCGGCGGAGCGGCCGCCGCAGCTGTCGGTCAGCGAGCACGGCGGGTACGTGGCGGTGCGGGTGGTCGACCGGGGCCCGGGCATTCCGGCGAGCAAGTGGGACACCGTGTTCCTGCCGTTCCAGCGGCTCGGCGACCGGGACAACGAGACCGGTGTCGGGCTTGGCCTGGCGCTGTCGCGGGGGCTCGCCGAGGCGATGCACGGCACGCTCGACCCGGAGCACACGCCGGGCGGGGGGCTGACCATGACCCTGCGGCTGCCGGTGGTCGAGGATGCGCTCGGCGGCGCGGACCAGCCTCCGGCCGACGCCGCGCTGCGCCGGGTCGCCGCCTGGCGACGCGGCCGGGACGTCGACGCGCGGCTCGGCCCGGACGCCGCTGCGCTCCTCGGCGGCGATGCTGATGCGCGGCCCGGCGGCGATGCTGATGCGCGGCGCGGCCGGGGTGCGCGGCGCGGCGACGTCGAGGCGGCCCGGGTACGAGACGACGAGGAGCGGGCATGA